A genomic window from Salmo salar chromosome ssa23, Ssal_v3.1, whole genome shotgun sequence includes:
- the LOC106584078 gene encoding anaphase-promoting complex subunit 4-like, with protein MPVVSSSSTQGCCPAGSLRSPGWHTSSPTSPLCCSMCETWEDILMQMDLWLTKFVQEKNTRTQVQDEFLELLLWGRSSPEPQFSPHESADRQE; from the exons ATGCCTGTTGTGTCCTCCAGCTCGACACAGGGCTGCTGTCCCGCTGGCTCCCTGAGGTCACCAGGATGGCACACAAGTTCACCcacatctccactctgctgcaG taTGTGTGAGACTTGGGAGGATATCCTCATGCAGATGGACCTTTGGCTCACTAAGTTCGTTCAG GAGAAGAACACCAGGACACAAGTCCAGGATGAGTTTCTAGAGCTTCTACTATGGGGACGATCAAG CCCAGAACCACAGTTCTCTCCTCATGAATCAGCTGACCGTCAAG AGTGA